The following nucleotide sequence is from Sphingomonas telluris.
CCCTCGTCGACGAGTCGACGCGTTCGACACAGCGCGGAGGCTCCCCTTGATGTGACGAGGGAAGCGCTAACCCATTCGCCCAAAGCGGCTTCCAGAATCGCATCGATCGTTTACGGGGCCCGCCGCCCTTTCGCGACACCGGGGGCGGGCGGGTCCCAACCCGTTGCGGGGTCCGCGTCTTACGAGCGACGCGAGGCGCGGGCCCCACCCTGGGACAGAAATGTCCCGTTTTAGCACAGGCTGTTAACAGCGATTATCGAGAATCTGCTTAAGGTTAACTAAAGATAAGGGCCCAACTTCAACGTATTGCGCTAGATCAAACTCGTGACGAATCACCGCGCTCGGAGGGTGCGCGATGGCTCGCTGCCTTGGGAAAGGACGCGCCATGAAATCCGCTCTGTTAACCGTAATTGCCGCCAGCACCGCGCTAGCGTTCGCAACGCCCGCTTCGGCTGCTGTCCTCATCGCAGATGGTATCACCTACGACCTGTCGCTGGACTCAATCACCAACGGGGGCCTGACGGGCAACTTCACTCTGGCCATCAGCGGCATCAACAGCGCTTCTGATACCGAGGGTGGCCGTACAGGCATCAACGCCTTTGCGTTTAATGACCCGCACGTCGGGACCGCCGTGTCTGGGTCGAGCGCTGGCTTCAACTTCATGACCGGGGGGTTGAACAGCACCGGCTGCGACGGAAGCGGCAACTTCTACTGCTTCGACAACCCCAGCATCCCGCCAATCCCAGCCGCCCTGCTCGGCGACTCGCTGAGCATCATGTTCAGCGTGACCTCGAACACGGTCGGGAGCTGGGACGCTTACGAGACGGCCTTCAAGATTGATTGGGTCGGCAGCCAGAACAACTACGACCTCGTGTCGAAGGCAATCCCGGTCAACGGCGCGATTCCTGAGCCGGCAACCTGGGCGATGATGATCATCGGCTTCGGCGCTGCTGGATACAGCATTCGCCGCCGCCGCAAGGCGCTCCTGACCCAGGTCGCCTAGCAGTCCAGGAAAGAGCGGCTGCTCGGGCCGTTCACAATGGCAGTCCATGAACCAAAGACCCGCTTCCTCCCCTAGTGGGAGGGAGCGGGTCCTGTTGCGGGACCCCCGGCTCTTACGCGACACCGGAGCTGGCGGGTCCCACCCAAGCCATTGAGAAGCCTTATGGGGTCCGGCTCTTGATGAGCGACGCGAGGGACGGACCCCACCCATGCCGCTTCAGAAGCGGTCGGGAAGGTCCACCCGCCCGATAAGCTCTTCGTGGCGCGCGGCAGCGAACCGGTCCGTCATTCCAGCAATGAAATCGCCGATGATGCGGAGCCGCTCGGTTTCGTCGGCGCCGCCGCGCCAGTCTTCCGGCAGCTTCCCCGGATTCGCCCGATACACTTCAAAAAGGTTGGCCACAACGCGCTGCGCTTCGACGCGGACGGGCACGAGTTCCGGTGCATTATAGAGCCGGGCATAAAGGAAGTGCTTCAGCTCCCTCTCCTCTTCGGCGAGTTCCGCCGAGAAGCCCGCAAGCTGCTCGCCGGCAGCACGAACCTCATCGCTCGTCGCCACGCCCGCTGCAGCGACCCGCAATTCCGTCTCGGTGAGGACGTCACCCACCATCGTCCCGATCATGTCCCGCACCAGGGCGCGGAGCCTTCTGTCGTTCGGAATGCCGGGATGGCGCCGCTCGATGTCCTCCCAGTGGCGCTTGACGATGGGCACCTCGATCAGCTCGTCGAGGTTTAGCAAGCCCGCGCGCATGCCGTCGTCGATATCGTGATTGTCGTAGGCGATGTCGTCCGCGACGGCCGCGACCTGCGCCTCCAGCGACGGCCAGCTACCGAGTTCAAAGTCGAAGGAATGATTGGCCGCAGCAAGCGCCCATGAAGGCGCGGCGATCGGCCCGTTGTGCTTGGCCAGCCCCTCGAGCGCTTCCCACGTCAGGTTGAGGCCGTCGAATCCCGGATAAGGCGTCTCCAGCTTGGTAACGAGGCGAATGCTGTGGGCGTTGTGGTCGAAGCCGCCGGCACTCGCCATTGCCGCCTGAAGGGCGTCCTCACCTGCATGACCGAACGGCGGATGACCAAGGTCGTGGGCAAGACACAGCGCTTCCGTCAGATCCTCGTTCAGCCCGAGAGCGCGGGCGATCGTCCTTCCGATCTGCGCGACTTCGATGCTGTGGGTTAGGCGGACGCGGTAATGGTCCCCGTCGGGAGCGACGAAGACCTGCGTCTTATGGCGGAGGCGGCGAAAAGCGACGGAATGGATGATCCGGTCGCGGTCGCGCTGAAAGATGTCGCGAGGACCGCGAGGTCCCCCGTCCGCTTCCGGATGGGCCCTGCCGCGCGATTTCGATGGTTGCGCGGCGAGGTCCGGAAGAAGGGTCATTCGGCGGGCAATTTCCTGATCGTTTGGCCGGGTCGGCTGGTCCACGTAAAGGCGTCGATCCGCACCGACGCAAGATCGTCGGCGAAAATATTCGCGTCGCTGCTGTTGCGGAACGGGCCCACCAGGAGGCGCGCCTTCCCACCTTCCTCGACGACATAGCCATTGATCCCCTCGAATAGCTCGTGGTCGCGGGACTTCATACGCTCGAACTGCTCCGGCATCGCCGCTGCGTTCGTGCCGCTCGCGAGCTGGAGCCAGAGCTTGCTTGTCGTGTACGTGGCTGACCCCGTCGCCGCCTTGGGCTGCGGGATGCTCGTCGTCAGAGAGGCGACCTGCGTGGTTGCCGGCGCCGGAGGCGGGGCAAGGATCGGTGTCGGCGCAGTGACGGTCGCTGCGGTCGAGTTGCCCTGGGAAAGCCATTGCTGGATCGAACTCATGCGGTCTTCCTTGGCAGCAGGCGCCGCGGGCGAAGCTGAGTAGGATGTCACAACGGACGCCACCGAAACGGACGGGAGCGAGGATCCATTGCTCGGGAAGATACCGAGGTTGCACGCGGCGACCTTCTGATCGGAACGCAGCGTCGGCAACTTCTGGAAAAAGTAGGCCATTTCGCGCGACGATCCGGGCATTGCCGCCTCGATCGCCGATCGCGCGCCGGATACGTCGCCGGTCAGCGCAAGGACGAATGCGCGAACCCGCGCGCCGGCAGCATCGCCGCGAGCCATTAGCGGACTCAGCAGCGATAGCGCTTCAGTCTTGTTCCCAGTGATTGCCAGGCTGAGGGCGAGACGCCGCCGTGCCTCGTCCCTATCCGGGCCCAACAAGGCAGCGCGATAGTCTGCCTGAGCCTGTGCATGCTGGCCCAACAGATCGTAGGCGAGACCGCGGTCGGCGCCGATCATCGACTGGGTTGCGCCGCGTTGCGTGGCCGCGCGGAAGAATTGGAGGGCCTGCGAGCCCTCGCCGCTCTGCGCCATGGCTGCGCCCATGCCGGCTTGCGGCAACGGACTGGTCGACCAGACCTCGTCCGCGCGACCGAAGAAACCGACGGCTGCCTGCGTGTCGCCCATGGCGAGCGCAGCACGACCGGCGGCGATCAACGCCTGGAAGTTCTTCGGATCCTCGCCGAGGATCTTCACGTTGCGAGTCAGTGCGTCCGCGGGGCTTTCCGCGTACGTCATTTGCGCAACAGCTTGCGATGGCAGCGCTAACGCGCACCCAAGAAACGCCAAATTCAGCGCGGCTACGCGCGCGTGAATGCACAGACCTTTTGCCATGGACCTCCCCATGACAGACGTGAGCTTGCTCAAAGGTTTCGCGCCAGTGGATTAACGGCGAGCCGTGGCGAGCGCTCGTTAAGGCGCCCGTCACGTCAACGATCCTTGTCGTTACTGATTGTTCTGCCGGTTGAGGAAGCGCGGAATGTCGATCGGCTCGCGGCGGAAGCCGGGAGTCGCATCCTCATCGCTGACCTGCGCCTGGGCGGCGCCGCGAGCGATGTTCGACATGCGCTCGAACAGAGTGCCGGTCTCACGAACCTTCGGCTTCTCCTCGGTCGGAGTCGCTTCGATCGTGGTCTCGTCTTCGTCCGTGGGCGGAGCGATCGGAGCCGAGCCGACCGGCGCGGTCAGGACATCGTCGCTGTCGAGCAGCAGTTCGTCGCCAGCCTCGTCCGTCAGCTCGAGCGTCTCGTCGTCGTCGCTTTCCGTTTCGTCGATGACGGGAGCCGGCGCGGCCGGAGCGGTTGCGACCGGGGCAGTTGTCGCGCGCGGGAAGGCGAACACCTTGCCCGGCTGCGGCTGCGCAACGGCTTCCGCCTCGATCCCCGTGGCGACCACGGACACGCGGATGCGGCCGTCGAGGTCGTTGTTGAACGCAGAACCCCAGATGATGTTCGCGTCCGGATCGACCAGTTCCTTGATGTGGCTGGCGGCCTCGTCGACCTCCATGAGGCGCATGTCCTCGCCGCCCGTGATCGAAATGATGACGCCCTTGGCGCCCTTCATCGAAACGCCGTCGAGCAGGGGGTTCGAGATCGCCTTTTCGGCGGCTTCGATGGCGCGATTGTCGCCCGACGCTTCGCCGGTGCCCATCATCGCCTTGCCCATCTCGCCCATCACCGAGCGGACGTCGGCGAAGTCGAGGTTGATGAGGCCCGGCATAACCATCAGGTCCGTGATTCCGCGAACGCCCTGCTGGAGGACTTCGTCGGCCATCTCGAACGCTTCCTTGAAGGTCGTTTCCGAGTTGGCCAAGCGGAACAGGTTCTGGTTCGGGATGACGATCAAAGTGTCGACGTGCTGCTGTAACTCCTCGATGCCGGTGTCGGCAGAACGGCCACGACGAGCGCCTTCGAAGGCGAACGGCTTGGTCACGACGCCGACCGTCAGGATGCCGCGGTCGCGAGCAGCCTTGGCGATCACGGGAGCCGCGCCCGTGCCCGTACCGCCGCCCATGCCGGCGGCGATGAAGCACATGTGCGAACCTTCGAGGGCGCGCTCGATATCCTCGATCGTTTCCTCGGCTGCGGCGCGGCCGATCTCGGGCCGAGAACCTGCGCCAAGCCCCTGCGTGATCTTGAGGCCCAGCTGGATGCGCCGGTCGGCTGCGGAGGCGTTGAGGGCCTGCGCGTCGGTGTTCGCGACGACGAAGTCGACGCCCTGCACGTCGGCGCGCATCATATTGGCGACAGCGTTTCCGCCAGCACCGCCCACGCCGATTACGCTGATCCGGGGACGAAGCTCGTCAACCTCGGGCCGAATGAAATCGATGCTCATGGACCTTAAACCCCCTCAAGCGCCGCTAGCGCGTTGAACCACCACCACGAATCTTCTGAATCATCGCGAGTCGCCTGCCAAGCGAAAAAGTTAACAACCGCCGAAAAAAGTGTCGATTCCGTGGCTTGAAAGACTCAATCGCGTTGCGGTTGTTCCTCTCCCAGGGCGACCTGTTCGATTTTGGGGACCCCCACGGCCCACCAAGCTGCGCCGAATGCCGCGATCGCTGCGGTCAGGACGAACGCGCTGTTGTAGCCGGCGCGTTGCACCACAATACCGGTGATGATCGGCCCGATGATGCCTGAAAGGTTGCCGATCGCATTCTGCACTCCCACCCAGGTGCCGGACGCGCGAGGACCGGCGAACATCTGGGCGACCGCGTAGAGATTCAGCGAAAGGGACCCGGATGCTGCTCCCGCGAGGCACAGCAAGATGCCGATCGTCACTGCGTCATGCGCGAAGGCCAGGCCGAGGATCGCTCCAGCCGCAAGCAATTGGCTCGCAACCATCATCCAGCGCCGGCACACGGCCTCGGACCGGCCGGAGCGCGTCCACCAGTCCGAAAAGTGACCGTAGCCGAGGGCACATGCCGCCTGCACGGCGTAGCCGAGCGTCGCGAGCATGGTCATCTCGCCGATCGAGAAGCCGCGCGATTTCGTTAGGAACAAGGGTAGCCAAGCGAGGAGGAAGTAGAAGCAGTAGTTGCCCAAAGCGTGGACGATCGACATCGACCACAGCGGCCACTTTCTCATCAGGAAGCCCAGCGAAACGCGATCATCTGCCTGAGTTTCAGTCACCGTCGGCAGCGACCGAACCGTCTGACGCCATGGCCACAGCCAGATCAGAGTCACGATCCCGAAGACGATGAAGATCATTCGCCAGCCCGAGTGGGCGAGAATCAGTCCGCCAGCGAGGGTCCCGGCGGCGGGCCCCAGCGCCAGGCCCGCAGCGATCGCTGCATTGGCGATACCGCGCCGTCCCGGTGGGACCTGCTGTGAGATAATCTTGGAGCTTCCGGGGAAGGAAATGCTCTCGCCGACCCCGAGCATGATCCGCAGAACGAGCAGCGACGCGAAGCCGCCGACGAGACCGATTAACAGCGTACTTCCCGCCCACAGCAGGATGCCGAGCGCCATCAGTCTGTAGACTGAGAAGCGATCGCACAGCCAACCCGCGAAGAGTTGTACCGGCGCGTAGACCCAGAAGAAAGCGGAGAAGGCGACGCCGTACGCCTCATCGCTGAGACCCAGATCCGACTTCATCAAGGGCGACGCAATGCCGATCGCCCCCCGATCGACGTAGTTCAGGAACATCGCCGCACCGAGCAGGAAGACGAGCGCACCCGAAGCGCCGCGCCTCGCACCGATTGCCGTCATGGTTGCCCACTCCCCCGCCTGCCTGCAAACGTCCCACTGCGCGACGGGGGGAGCATGCCACTCCAGCCCAGGAGAGCAATTGCTAATTCCGTGCTTCTGGCGCGCCTGCTAGGCGCGTCCAAGGAACATGAAGCTTGCTGCGCCCGCGAGGCACACGAAAGCGCCGGCGTAGCGCCAGCCGATCGGCTCCTTCAGCACAACCGCCGCGAACACGGCGAACACAGCAAGTGTGATGACTTCCTGCGCGATCTTGAGCTGGCTTGCGGTGAAGCCGTGCGCATAGCCCAGCCGGTTCGCCGGGACGGCAAAGCAATACTCGACCAAGGCCAATCCCCATCCCACGAGGATGGCCGTGATCATCGGCCACTGCGGGAACTTGAGATGGCCGTACCAGGCCAGCGTCATGAAGATGTTCGAGATGATGAGGAGCGCTATGGTCTGCATTGCGGAACGCCTTATCGCCGTGCGCCCATCGGTTCCACCGGCGAGGCGATCCTTCGGACCTAAGACAGATTCTGCCGCTCAAGTCTCAGGGGCAGCGGCCGCGTGAGGCGGCGGAGCGGGACGACATTCGTCTCGACAAATTCCTCTGGCTCGGAATCCCACGTCTGAACCACGTCGTAGGATCGCTTGAGGATGGCACGCCGACCGCGCCTCAATGACACCACTGTCTCCGTGGCCGCATTGTCGTTCTCTGCATGGAAGGTGCGGTCCACGACAATGAACCGGTCATCCTCACTGTACACCACCATCCTATAAGCAGGCATTTGCGCGAAACCCCAAGACACCGAGCCATACAAATGGAGCAGCGCGCAAAAGGCTCCCGCCGGCCACCGCGAGTGTCCGCTTTCGACCCAATCCTGCCATCACACGAGCATCTGTTGAGCGACGACGATGCTTCGCTATCCTCCCTGCGAGGGAGTGCACGCGTGCAGGTTAAGTCCTTCTCTTGGGTCGGCGTTTCGACTTCCGACTTCGGACGTAGCCTTCGGTTCTATCGCGACGTTCTCGGGCTTGAAGTCTGGGTCGCCGGGGACGAACAGGCAATCCTGAAGACTGCCTCCGGGCACCAGCTCGAAATCTTCGGAAGGGACGAGCGAGAAAAGCAGCTGACGTCGTCGCCGGTAGTTGCATTCGAGGTGGATGACCTGGAAACGGCTCGTGAGGAACTCAGGCTCGCCGGAATCGAGCTGATCGGGGAAATTGGCCGATGGAACGGCTTTGCGTGGCAGTATTTTCGCAGCCCCGACGGCCACATCTTCGAACTCAAGTCATCGCCACGTTAGTGTCGGCCCTCCACCCAAAGCAGAAACCTAGACCGGACGGCTAAATCCCGCCCTTCATCGCGGCGAAGAGGCGGCCGAACATGCCGGTCGCCGGCTTCTTCTGCGTGATCTTGCCGAGCGCGAGGTCGCGGATGTCGCCGCTGCGGGACGACGCCAGCATGGCGAGGCCGACCAGGGTTGAGAAGGCCGGTCCGCTGTGCGCGTCCGGAAGGCCTGTGATCTGCTTCGGCCGCCCGACGCGGACGGAGCGGCCCAACACGCCCTGCATGTAGTCTGCAATGTTCTTCAGCTCCGCGCCGCCGCCGGTCAGGACCACCTGGCGTCCGACCGGACCGGTGAAGCCGAGGCTCTTGAGCGCTTCCTCGATCTTTGCGGTCAGTTCCTCGACGCGCTGGCGGATGACGGTCATCAGCTGGGCGCGCGTGATGCGCAGCGGCTCGGCGGCCTCTTCCGATCCGATTTGCCGCGCCTCGATCATCTCATGATTGTCGCGCGGGCTGGTCATGGCCGAGCCGTAGAAGCACTTCAGCCGTTCGGCATCGCGGCGCTGCACGCCGAACGCGCAGGCGATGTCGTCGGTGATATCCTTCGCGCCGAGCGGGATCGAGCGCAGCCCGAGGAGCATGCCCCCCGCGTGAAGCGAGACGTTGGTGACTTCGGCGCCCAGCTCGATGAGCGCAACGCCGAGATCGCGCTCATCCTCGCTGAGGCACGCCAGCGCGGCGGCGACGGGCGATCCGACGATCGCTTTCACGCCGAGGTGCGCCGAGCGGATGACGTAGTCGACGTTGCGGAGCGGAGCGGGGTCGGCTGCAACAACGTGAATATCGACGCCAAGGCGATCCGCATGAAGCCCGATCGGGTTCTTCACGCCCTCAACGCCGTCGATCGTGTAAAGCGCCGGGTGCGCGTGAAGCACGACCTGGCCGTTGCGGTCGATCGCATTGCGGCCACCGAGGAGCAGCTCGTCGACGTCGGATTGCTCTACCTGATGGCCGCCAAGCTCGACCTCGACGTTGGCGAGGTTGCTGCTGAGCCCGCCGGCACCGAAGCTCGCCCACACGTCCTCGATCGTCAGGCCCGACATTCGTTCGGCGAGCTCGACCGCTTCGCGGACGCTGTGCTCGCTCGCCTCCATGTCGGTGATGTAGCCGCGCTTGACGCCGCGGCTTTCGCGCTGCCCGGTGCCGAGCACCTGCAGGCGGCCGTCGTCGGTCAGCGAGCAGATCAGCGCCCCGACCTTCGAGGAGCCGATATCGAGTGCTGCAATCAGGGGCTGGTCAGCCGGAGAAGCCACGGTTCGAAGTCAGCCCTCGGCTGGTTGTTGCAGGGTGGGCGAAAGGTCGATCGGCTCGCCCGGCGAACGGGGCAAGCGAACGATCATCTTGCCGGGAATGCGAAGGTCGAAGCGAACGAGGCCGCGGCCGAGAAGTCCTGTCGAACGATCCATCTTGGCGAAACGCGCGAGTGCGTCACTCGCTGCCTTCTCGCCTTCGGGAAGCGCGACGGTTTCGCCGGACTGGAAGCTGAGGTCCCAGCGGCGCCCACCAACCCAAGTCGCGGACGCCAGTTGCGCCTGCATGGTTGGTGCAGCGGCTAGGATCGCCTTGAGCTCGCTGGCGCGCGAGTTCGCCCCCGGCCCAATAACCAGCGGCAGGTCGGGCATCTTGTCGACGGGCACGCGATCGAGGACGACGCCGTCGCCGTCGATGAGGGCGAGGCGCTGCCGGTCCTGCCACAGCGCCGAAGGAATGCGCTCGACGATATCGATGACGAGTGTGTCAGGCAGGCGGCGCGACACGCGGGCGTCCTTGACCCATCCGAAGCGCATCAGGCGGTCGCGGATCCGCGCGACATTGACGAGCGGCTGGGCGGGCTTCGCCACGCCTGCGGCGGCCGCCGCAAGCCGAAGCTCGTCGAGCACCACTGCGTCGACTAGCTTGCGGTCCATGTGCTTCAAACCGACGATCTGATAGCCGTCGACACGGAATCCCGCGCTGCCCACCGCCTCGCCTGCAGACAGAGCGGCCTTGGCGGGCAGATCGAGGGCGATCGCCGCAGCACCCGCCATGAGCACCAGGAAACCGGTGAAGGCGAAAGCCGCGAGCTTGTTGGCGCGCGCATTGGCGACGGAAATCTTCTTCGCGCCCTTCTGCGAAGAAGGCTTGCGCTTCGATTTGGCCCCCCGCGTCGCCATCAGGTCACCTTTTCTCGCTCGAGCGCTTCGTGGATCAAGCGCTCGACCAGCTCACCGTAGCTGATGCCCCGCACTTTCGCCTGCTCTGGCACAAGGCTCAAGGGGGTCATTCCGGGTTGAGTGTTGACTTCCAACAGAAAAATGCCGGCTTCGCCCTGCTCGTCGTCCCAGCGGAAGTCGGACCGCGACGCTCCGCGGCAGCCGAGCAGGCGATGCGCTTCGGCGGCCATGTCCATCATCGCCTTGGCAATGTCGTCCGGAACCTGTGCCGGGCAGACGTGCGTCGTGAGGCCGTCGGTATATTTCGCGTCGTAATCGTAGAAACCGGCCTTCGGCTGCAGCTCCGTGACCGCGAGCGGTTCGTCGTTCAACACGGCGACTGTCAGCTCGCGGCCCTTGATGAAGGGCTCGGCGAGCAGGCGGTCGAAATGCTTCCACGGCCCCTCGACGTCGCGGCCGATCGGGTTCCCGTAATTGCCGTCCGCGGTGACGATGGCGACGCCCACGGACGAGCCCTCGTTCACGGGCTTCACCACGTAGGGTCGCGCGATCGGATCCTCGCGATGCAAACTTTCACTCGTTACAACCTTTCCTGCCGGCATGCGAACGCCGTGCGGGACGAGGACCATCTTGGTCAGTTCCTTGTCGATGGCGATCACCGACGTTTCGAGGCCGCTGTGCGTGTACGGGATCTGCATCAGGTCCAGCATACCCTGAACCGTGCCGTCCTCGCCCGGTGTGCCGTGCAAGGCATTGAAGACGACATCCGGCCGGATCCCCGTCAGCACCTGGGCCACGTTACGGTCCATGTCGACTTCAGTGACGTTCGACCAGCCGCGCTCGCGCAACGCAGCGGCGACGCCGCGGCCACTGGTCAGCGACACCTCGCGCTCGGAAGACCAGCCGCCCATCAGGACGACGACGTTCAAATCCCTGTTCATTCCCTGCCGATCCGCTGGATTTCCCATTCAAGGGTGATGCCGGAGCTTTCCAACACGCGGCGGCGGACTTCCTCGCCCAGCGCCTCAATGTCGGCGCTGGTGGCGCTACCGAGATTGAGCAGGAAGTTGCAATGCTTTTCGGACACTTGGGCGTCGCCCATCGTCAGCCCGCGGCAGCCCGCCGCGTCGACGAGCACCCATGCCTTGTGACCGGGCGGGTTCTTGAACGTCGAACCGCCCGTGCGGCTGCGCAGGGGCTGCGACTCCTCGCGGGCGCGGGCGATCGCGTCCATCTCTGAGCCGATTGCTTCGGGATGGCCCGGAGTGCCGCGGAAGGTCGCTTCGACGACTGTGGCGCCCGGAGGCACTTCGCTATGGCGATAGGTGTAGCCGAGCTTGTCGAGCGGCCAGGTCTCGACCGTGCCGTCGCGCAGGACGACGCGCGCTTCGACGAGAATGTCCTGCACTTCCCGCCCATAGGCCCCGCCGTTCATTCGGACGAAGCCGCCGACGGTACCAGGGATGCCGCGCAGGAACTCCAGACCGGCAATGCCGGCATCGCGAGCGGTCGAGGAAACGAGAATGCCACTGGCGCCGCCGCCGCAGCGGAGCGTCACGTCGTCGACCTTATCGATTTTGGCGAATGCCTTTCCGAGGCGAACGACGACACCTGGCACGCCACCATCGCGGACGATCATGTTGGAGCCTAGGCCGAGCGCCATCACGGGGACATCGGGATCGAGCTCGCGCAGGAAGGTGACGAGATCTTCCTCATCCTTCGGCTCGAACAGCCATTGCGCGGCGCCGCCGCTCTTGAACCAGACCAGCGGGGCAAGCGGAGCGCTTTCGGTGAGCTTGCCACGGACATGCGGCAGGGCGGCGACGCTCACTTGCTCGCCCTCGCCTCGCTCAGGCAATCGCCTAGCGACGCAGCCCACTTGGTGATGTCGCCCGCACCCATGCAGATGACAAGATCACCGGGCGCCGCCAGGTCACGAAGCGCGCCGCAAAGATCGTCGAGGTCAGCGACTGTGCGAACCATGCGATGTCCGTGGGCCCGCAAACCCTCCACCAGCGCTTCGGAATCCACGCCCTCGATCGGCTGCTCGCCCGCCGCGTAAACAGGGGTCACGAAGACCACGTCCGCGTCGTTGAACGCGTTCTGGAAGTCTTCCATCAGATCATTGAGGCGCGTGTAGCGATGCGGCTGCATCACCGCGATCACCCGCTCGTCAGCGCTCTCGCGAGCCGCCGAAAGCACGGCGCGAATTTCCACCGGATGGTGCGCGTAATCGTCGATGATCGGCACGCCGTCGACCTCGCCGACCTTGGTGAAGCGCCGCTTCACGCCGTCGAAGCGCGCGAAGCCTTCGCGGATTTGCTCCTCGCTGATACCGAGTTCCAGCGCGACGGCGATTGCGGCGAGCGCATTCTGCACGTTGTGCCGCCCAGGCATGGGGACAGTGATGTCCTCGATCGTGCGGCGAGAGCCGTCACGTTCCAGGATCACCGCGTCGAAAATACTCCCGCCCGGTCCGCCGGTGGCATTGTCGGCGCGCAGGTCTGCCAGCGCGGAGAAGCCGTAGGTCAAGATGCGGCGGTCGCGGATGCGGCCGATGATGTTCTGCACTTCCGGATGGTCGATACACATCACCGCGAGGCCGTAGAACGGGACGTTCTCGATGAACTCGCAGTAGGCCCTCTTGACCTCCTCGAAGCCGCCGTAATGCTCGAGATGCTCCGGA
It contains:
- a CDS encoding D-alanine--D-alanine ligase, producing the protein MNRDLNVVVLMGGWSSEREVSLTSGRGVAAALRERGWSNVTEVDMDRNVAQVLTGIRPDVVFNALHGTPGEDGTVQGMLDLMQIPYTHSGLETSVIAIDKELTKMVLVPHGVRMPAGKVVTSESLHREDPIARPYVVKPVNEGSSVGVAIVTADGNYGNPIGRDVEGPWKHFDRLLAEPFIKGRELTVAVLNDEPLAVTELQPKAGFYDYDAKYTDGLTTHVCPAQVPDDIAKAMMDMAAEAHRLLGCRGASRSDFRWDDEQGEAGIFLLEVNTQPGMTPLSLVPEQAKVRGISYGELVERLIHEALEREKVT
- the murB gene encoding UDP-N-acetylmuramate dehydrogenase, whose translation is MSVAALPHVRGKLTESAPLAPLVWFKSGGAAQWLFEPKDEEDLVTFLRELDPDVPVMALGLGSNMIVRDGGVPGVVVRLGKAFAKIDKVDDVTLRCGGGASGILVSSTARDAGIAGLEFLRGIPGTVGGFVRMNGGAYGREVQDILVEARVVLRDGTVETWPLDKLGYTYRHSEVPPGATVVEATFRGTPGHPEAIGSEMDAIARAREESQPLRSRTGGSTFKNPPGHKAWVLVDAAGCRGLTMGDAQVSEKHCNFLLNLGSATSADIEALGEEVRRRVLESSGITLEWEIQRIGRE
- the murC gene encoding UDP-N-acetylmuramate--L-alanine ligase — translated: MKALGTDIGTIHFVGIGGIGMSGIAEVMHQLGYKVQGSDISEGYIVEGLRKLGIPIMIGQKAENLGDAAVIVISSAVSRGNPEVEAAVERRLPIVRRAEMLAELMRMQKTIAVAGTHGKTTTTSMIAAMLDAGGLDPTVINGGIINRYGSNARLGKSDWMVVEADESDGSFLRLDGTIAVVTNIDPEHLEHYGGFEEVKRAYCEFIENVPFYGLAVMCIDHPEVQNIIGRIRDRRILTYGFSALADLRADNATGGPGGSIFDAVILERDGSRRTIEDITVPMPGRHNVQNALAAIAVALELGISEEQIREGFARFDGVKRRFTKVGEVDGVPIIDDYAHHPVEIRAVLSAARESADERVIAVMQPHRYTRLNDLMEDFQNAFNDADVVFVTPVYAAGEQPIEGVDSEALVEGLRAHGHRMVRTVADLDDLCGALRDLAAPGDLVICMGAGDITKWAASLGDCLSEARASK